Genomic segment of Kitasatospora sp. NBC_00240:
CATGTCGTTCAGCGGGAAGTCCGTCCACCGGCTCTACGCGACCGCCTCCCAGGAGGCGTTCCTGGAAGGGCACGTGGCCGCCTTTGAGGCGCTGGGAGGTATCCCGGCCCGGCACATCCGCTACGACAACCTGAGGCCGGCCGTGAGCCAGGTCTGCTTCGGGCGGGACCGGCACGAGTCGACCCGCTGGGTGAAGTTTCGATCCTGGTATGTCCATGTTCCCGTGGGTTCATTGGTCGCGCCCAGTCCCGTGATGGCCTCGGCGGTTGCCTGATCTGCAGGTCTGTCTGGGCGGTACCCGCTCTGGCGAATGTTGCCGATCCTTCAGGATTTCTGAAGTCTCCTCAGCTGTTATGGTGAGGATGCCTGAAAGCTGAAGGGGAGGGACGGATGGCGCTGGCTGTCGTGCGCGACCTGCGGCCCAGTCTGCGGCTGGAGTCCGCTGAAGAGGTCGCCGCGTTCGAACAGGACCTGCTGGCGGAGTTCGTGCTCGCCCGCGCTTCCGCCGGGGTGTTGGACGACACGATCCGAGCGGACGTCGGCGGGGTCCTCGGGCTGCGGGAGTGGTTCGGCCGGCCGTTGTGGGAGATGCAGCCGCAGGACCTGGACCGATACTTCGGCCGGCACCGCCGCGGCTCGGCACCGGGCACGAAGGTCCGCCAGGCCGCCGCGTTCGCCGTCTACTTCGAGTTCCTGGAGCTGAGGCACAAGGCGACGATCCACGCGGCCACCGGCATGCTCGTCGAATCGCCGCTCGACGAGGTCAACCGACCCCGCGGCGGCACCGCGTCCCGCCTGCGGATCCCGCCCTCGGCCGGGGAGACAGCAAGGCTGTTCTCGGGCTGGCGGGAGGACATGGAGGCCGCGCGCAAGTACGCGCCGACCGCGCGGAACTACACGGCCGCCCGTCTGACCAGCCTGATCGGCCCGCGAATCTCGGAGCTGTGCCTGCTGCGGATCGGCGATGTCCGGTGGGATCTCGGACGGTTCGGCAAGATCCTCTTCAAG
This window contains:
- a CDS encoding tyrosine-type recombinase/integrase; the encoded protein is MALAVVRDLRPSLRLESAEEVAAFEQDLLAEFVLARASAGVLDDTIRADVGGVLGLREWFGRPLWEMQPQDLDRYFGRHRRGSAPGTKVRQAAAFAVYFEFLELRHKATIHAATGMLVESPLDEVNRPRGGTASRLRIPPSAGETARLFSGWREDMEAARKYAPTARNYTAARLTSLIGPRISELCLLRIGDVRWDLGRFGKILFKGKGSVGRGKKERLVPLINGSRDLLEWWVTGPRWEFDDRAEDPLAPLFPSERRYGDGSSRPVTDDALRSGLADAVARHLPHQTGQLTPHVLRHFAASDLYRNGMDVVAIQEILGHEWLNTTMIYV